The Aurantiacibacter gangjinensis genome includes a region encoding these proteins:
- the ftsY gene encoding signal recognition particle-docking protein FtsY: MSEPSWSDKLFGGFRKTSDRLSENLSVVSTAKLDDATLDDVEDALIMSDLGPSAAARIRAKLAEKRFGLTITERELKEAVAEEIAAILRPVAVPLDIVAFPRPQVILVIGVNGSGKTTTIAKLGHWLQEDDYEVMLAAGDTFRAAAIGQLKIWAERIGAPIITGPEGGDPSAIVFDGVKKATEIGTDALIVDTAGRLQNKRELMDELAKIRKVLGRLNPEAPHDVILVLDATNGQNALSQIEIFKEVAGVTGLIMTKLDGTARGGVLVAAAEQYGLPIHAIGVGETLDDLRPFDPDLVARVIAGVA; this comes from the coding sequence GTGAGCGAACCCAGCTGGTCCGACAAGCTCTTCGGCGGTTTCCGCAAGACATCGGACCGCCTGTCCGAAAACCTCAGCGTCGTCTCCACCGCCAAGCTGGACGATGCGACGCTCGACGATGTCGAAGATGCGCTCATTATGTCGGACCTCGGCCCGTCGGCAGCGGCCCGAATCCGCGCCAAGCTGGCGGAAAAGCGCTTCGGCCTGACCATTACCGAGCGTGAGCTGAAGGAAGCGGTGGCCGAAGAAATCGCCGCCATCCTGCGCCCCGTTGCCGTGCCGCTGGACATCGTCGCCTTCCCGCGCCCGCAGGTCATCCTGGTAATCGGCGTGAATGGCAGCGGCAAGACCACCACCATCGCCAAGCTCGGCCATTGGCTGCAGGAAGACGATTACGAGGTCATGCTGGCCGCGGGCGACACGTTCCGCGCGGCGGCCATCGGCCAGCTGAAAATCTGGGCCGAGCGTATCGGCGCGCCCATCATCACCGGACCCGAAGGAGGCGACCCGTCCGCCATCGTCTTCGACGGGGTGAAGAAGGCGACCGAGATCGGCACAGATGCGCTGATCGTGGACACGGCGGGGCGCCTGCAGAACAAGCGCGAGCTGATGGACGAGCTTGCCAAGATCCGGAAGGTCCTGGGCCGCCTCAACCCGGAAGCGCCGCACGATGTGATCCTGGTGCTCGACGCGACCAATGGCCAGAACGCGCTGAGCCAGATCGAAATCTTCAAGGAAGTGGCGGGCGTCACGGGCCTGATCATGACGAAGCTCGATGGCACTGCGCGCGGGGGCGTACTGGTGGCGGCGGCGGAGCAATACGGCCTGCCGATCCACGCGATCGGCGTGGGCGAAACGCTGGACGACCTGCGACCCTTCGACCCCGACCTTGTGGCGCGGGTGATTGCAGGGGTGGCGTAA
- a CDS encoding inner membrane-spanning protein YciB: MTSQSETKPKSGWLNVAVDYGPLLIFFLVYKLYSPESPGEDTAGEILAVIRGTGAFIVAALIALAISKFRLGKVSPMLWLSTAMIVGFGALTIYFQDERFIQWKPTIIYVLFAAVLLGGYARGKSLLKILLEAAFEGLDDEGWLKLSRNWGVFFIALAALNTALVFTVSFETWLGAKLWLFLPLTFIFTFTQVPMLMRHGLVVADDEDAAEEAIKDEPPTA; this comes from the coding sequence ATGACATCACAATCCGAAACCAAACCGAAGTCCGGCTGGCTGAACGTCGCGGTAGATTACGGGCCGCTGCTCATCTTCTTTCTCGTTTACAAGCTGTATTCGCCGGAGAGTCCGGGCGAAGACACGGCGGGCGAAATTCTCGCCGTCATTCGCGGCACGGGCGCGTTCATTGTCGCGGCGCTTATCGCGCTTGCAATCAGCAAGTTCCGGCTAGGCAAGGTCAGCCCGATGTTGTGGCTTTCGACCGCAATGATCGTGGGGTTTGGCGCGCTGACGATCTATTTCCAGGATGAACGTTTCATCCAGTGGAAGCCGACCATCATCTATGTTCTCTTCGCCGCCGTGCTGCTGGGCGGATATGCCAGAGGCAAGTCGCTGCTGAAAATCCTGCTGGAAGCCGCGTTCGAGGGGCTGGACGATGAGGGCTGGCTAAAGCTCTCGCGCAATTGGGGTGTGTTCTTCATCGCGCTTGCCGCGCTTAACACCGCGCTGGTTTTCACCGTCAGTTTCGAGACGTGGCTTGGCGCGAAGCTGTGGCTATTCCTGCCGCTCACCTTCATTTTCACGTTCACGCAAGTGCCAATGCTGATGCGGCATGGCCTTGTCGTCGCCGATGACGAAGACGCGGCCGAAGAAGCCATCAAGGACGAGCCGCCGACCGCATGA
- a CDS encoding potassium transporter Kup produces MSAAAQDRDSAKLKLAAGAIGIVFGDIGTSPLYAFRETFRGAHTLPIDDLHILGVVSLIFWSMTLVVAIQYVTILMRADNNGQGGSLALVALLSRTLDKSKFGWLVVLLGVFATALFYGDSMITPAISVLSAVEGLTVVDRGLQPYVIPIALVLLVGLFVLQQRGTAKVGAMFAPVMMIYFTVIAVLGIGQIWNTPEILWALNPWYAVQFFITDGWFAFLALGSVVLAVTGAEALYSDMGHFGRGPMRLSWFGFVMPCLVLNYFGQGAMIMGLPEPLAEEAIMSPFFFLADEAYRLPLVILATCATFIASQAVISGAFSITHQAIQLGFVPRLSIRHTSDEHSGQIYIPSINWALMVAVIILVLTFQNSSNLASAYGIAVTGAVTIDTLLMAVLFIGVWKWPRWIAIPVVLVFLIVDGAYFAANLTKVPDGGWFPLMVGAIAFTLLTTWARGRKLMRGRMTEAGLPLDIFAKSARSSTARVPGTAIFMNSGSKGTPSALLHNIKHNKVLHERVVVLTVNIRDVPYVDEVDRCSIEELGDGFFRVILNYGFMQETDVPAALQRREMCGGPFDMMQTSFFLSRQTLLAADNPGMAVWREKLFAWMMRNAATPMEFFRLPTNRVVELGSQVEI; encoded by the coding sequence ATGAGTGCAGCCGCACAGGATCGGGACTCCGCCAAGCTGAAACTCGCCGCAGGTGCCATCGGCATCGTGTTCGGCGATATCGGCACGTCCCCGCTTTACGCCTTTCGCGAAACCTTTCGCGGTGCGCACACGCTGCCGATCGACGATTTGCACATTCTCGGCGTGGTCAGCCTGATCTTCTGGTCGATGACGCTGGTCGTCGCGATCCAGTATGTCACCATCCTGATGCGGGCGGACAATAACGGGCAGGGCGGCAGCCTGGCGCTGGTCGCGCTGCTTTCGCGCACGCTGGACAAGAGCAAGTTCGGCTGGCTGGTCGTGCTGCTGGGCGTTTTCGCAACGGCGCTGTTCTACGGCGACAGCATGATCACGCCCGCCATTTCCGTGCTCTCGGCAGTGGAGGGGCTGACCGTGGTGGACCGCGGATTGCAGCCCTACGTCATCCCCATCGCATTGGTGCTGCTGGTCGGCCTGTTTGTGCTGCAACAGCGCGGTACGGCGAAAGTTGGCGCGATGTTTGCGCCAGTGATGATGATCTACTTCACTGTGATCGCGGTGCTGGGCATCGGGCAGATCTGGAACACGCCGGAAATTCTGTGGGCGCTGAACCCGTGGTACGCCGTGCAGTTCTTCATCACCGATGGCTGGTTCGCCTTCCTTGCCCTCGGCTCGGTCGTCCTGGCGGTGACCGGAGCAGAGGCCCTTTATTCGGACATGGGCCATTTCGGTCGCGGCCCGATGCGGTTGAGCTGGTTCGGCTTCGTGATGCCGTGCTTGGTGCTGAACTACTTCGGCCAAGGCGCCATGATTATGGGCCTGCCCGAGCCGCTGGCCGAAGAAGCGATCATGAGCCCGTTCTTCTTCCTCGCGGATGAAGCCTATCGCTTGCCGCTGGTTATCCTTGCCACTTGCGCCACCTTCATCGCCAGCCAGGCAGTGATCTCCGGCGCGTTCAGCATCACCCACCAGGCAATCCAGCTCGGCTTCGTGCCGCGCCTGTCGATCCGCCACACATCGGACGAACATTCCGGCCAGATCTACATTCCCAGCATCAACTGGGCGCTGATGGTGGCGGTCATCATCCTCGTGCTGACCTTCCAGAACTCGTCGAACCTCGCATCGGCCTATGGCATCGCGGTGACGGGCGCCGTTACCATCGACACGCTGCTGATGGCGGTGCTGTTCATCGGCGTGTGGAAATGGCCGCGATGGATCGCCATTCCTGTGGTGCTGGTCTTCCTGATCGTGGATGGTGCCTATTTCGCGGCGAACCTGACCAAGGTGCCCGATGGGGGATGGTTCCCGCTGATGGTGGGCGCCATCGCGTTCACTCTGCTGACGACATGGGCGCGCGGGCGAAAGCTGATGCGCGGGCGGATGACGGAAGCGGGGCTGCCGCTCGATATCTTTGCCAAATCCGCCAGGTCCAGCACGGCGCGCGTGCCGGGCACGGCGATTTTCATGAACTCCGGCAGCAAGGGTACGCCCTCCGCGCTGCTGCACAATATCAAGCACAACAAGGTTCTGCATGAACGGGTCGTCGTGCTGACGGTCAACATCCGCGATGTGCCCTATGTCGACGAGGTCGACCGATGTAGCATCGAAGAGCTTGGGGACGGCTTCTTCCGCGTGATCCTGAACTATGGCTTCATGCAGGAAACCGATGTGCCTGCCGCACTGCAACGCCGCGAAATGTGCGGCGGTCCGTTCGACATGATGCAGACCAGCTTCTTCCTCAGCCGGCAGACGCTGCTGGCAGCGGACAATCCCGGCATGGCCGTATGGCGCGAGAAGCTGTTTGCGTGGATGATGCGCAACGCGGCGACGCCGATGGAGTTCTTCCGCCTACCCACCAACCGCGTGGTCGAGCTGGGCAGCCAGGTGGAAATCTGA
- a CDS encoding cytochrome c-type biogenesis protein, producing the protein MRWVALIALALIAMPVAAQDRVPPAPYAYTQLEDPALEAEARELMYELRCLECQSQSIADSDAPMAGDMRHQVRSRIAAGESPDEVRDWLVSRYGDYVTFEPQISATTWPLFVLPVLVLLLAGGIMLRRFKRHRSSDTA; encoded by the coding sequence ATGCGCTGGGTTGCCTTGATAGCGTTGGCATTGATCGCGATGCCAGTTGCAGCGCAGGACCGCGTGCCGCCCGCGCCCTATGCCTACACCCAGCTTGAAGACCCCGCGCTGGAAGCCGAAGCGCGAGAGCTGATGTACGAGCTGCGTTGCCTCGAATGCCAGAGCCAGTCCATCGCCGATAGCGATGCGCCCATGGCGGGTGACATGCGCCACCAGGTCCGCAGCCGCATCGCCGCGGGCGAGAGTCCCGACGAAGTGCGCGACTGGCTGGTCAGCCGCTACGGTGATTATGTGACCTTCGAGCCGCAAATCAGCGCGACCACATGGCCGCTTTTCGTGCTGCCGGTGCTGGTGCTGCTGCTGGCAGGCGGCATCATGCTGCGCCGCTTCAAGCGCCACCGGTCGAGCGATACCGCATGA
- a CDS encoding redoxin family protein, producing the protein MRRLRYTLWSIVGVVALVFGLFAYQLSQPKNDFVQSAMVGEAIPAFALDAMVDSRPGLSSADLADGTPKLLNVFASWCIPCAAEAPQLEALERQGAQIVAVAIRDRPEDVERFLQNYGNPFTRIGRDDISEVQLALGSSGVPETFVVDGNGVITYQHIGDIRDSDVPVLLEELRKAGG; encoded by the coding sequence GTGAGGCGGCTTCGCTATACGCTCTGGTCCATTGTCGGCGTGGTCGCACTGGTCTTCGGCCTTTTCGCCTACCAACTGTCTCAGCCGAAAAACGACTTCGTGCAAAGCGCGATGGTGGGTGAAGCGATACCTGCTTTCGCACTGGACGCGATGGTCGATAGTCGGCCGGGCCTTTCCAGCGCGGACTTGGCCGATGGCACGCCCAAGCTGCTGAATGTCTTCGCCAGCTGGTGCATTCCGTGCGCGGCAGAAGCACCGCAGCTGGAAGCGCTGGAGCGGCAGGGCGCGCAGATCGTCGCCGTCGCCATCCGTGACCGGCCCGAGGACGTCGAGCGCTTCCTGCAGAATTACGGCAATCCCTTCACCCGCATCGGGCGCGACGATATCTCCGAAGTGCAGCTCGCGCTCGGCTCCTCCGGCGTGCCGGAGACTTTCGTGGTCGATGGCAATGGCGTGATCACCTACCAGCATATCGGCGATATACGCGACAGCGATGTGCCGGTGCTGCTCGAAGAATTGCGAAAGGCGGGCGGGTGA
- a CDS encoding heme lyase CcmF/NrfE family subunit, with protein sequence MIAEIGLAALWLAAALAVLQLLGGFIGARREDAQLVALVRPAAILQALLCMTAFGALLWVFAITDLSVKLVASNSHSLKPMIFKLSGAWGNHEGSMLLWVTVMAMAGGLIANVERRLPERTMMATLSAQAFVALGFFAFLLLSSNPFERLDPAPVEGNGLNPLLQDIGLAFHPPTLYIGYVGLSVAFSFAVGALLTRNVTPDFAKVMRPWVLGAWVFLTVGIVAGSYWAYYELGWGGWWFWDPVENASLMPWLAATALLHSVSVLAARDALRTWTIMLGVVAFSMSMLGTFLVRSGILTSVHAFAVDPERGSFILGLLILYIGGALVIFALRANTIAEGKRFALLSREGALVVNNVGLSAILGIVLLGTLYPLLTEAFNVRVSVGPPYFNPVSAVFFLPMLVVLMVGPLLRWRKDSFTRIRLPVMIAVVAALAALLLAWLLSDIGILPLLGLALAAGVAIASVMPLRGRNLRRLPLPVWGMCIAHFGIAVALFGMASDTAFQQERLVAARPGQTVEVGPWNATLAAVSPVAGPNWTAMQGDLLVSYRGAEPVPAQPQSRSFWTPVMETSEVALVTRWNGQLYVAIGNQADDGRWQLRLWWKPFVTFIWYGGLLIALGGVLSLLGRVTGDVRRRTATRRIAARRAEEAAL encoded by the coding sequence GTGATCGCCGAGATCGGCCTCGCTGCGCTCTGGCTGGCTGCCGCCCTTGCCGTGCTGCAACTGCTGGGCGGTTTCATCGGCGCGCGGCGCGAGGATGCGCAGCTAGTGGCCTTGGTGCGCCCGGCGGCGATCTTGCAGGCGCTGCTTTGCATGACAGCCTTCGGCGCGCTGCTGTGGGTCTTCGCCATTACCGACCTTTCGGTAAAACTGGTCGCGTCCAATTCCCATTCGCTCAAGCCGATGATCTTCAAGCTGTCGGGCGCGTGGGGCAATCACGAAGGTTCCATGCTTTTGTGGGTCACGGTCATGGCCATGGCAGGCGGGCTGATCGCCAATGTCGAGCGTCGCCTGCCCGAACGCACCATGATGGCGACATTGAGTGCGCAGGCATTCGTGGCGCTCGGCTTTTTCGCCTTCCTGCTGCTGTCTTCCAACCCGTTCGAGCGGCTCGACCCCGCGCCGGTCGAGGGGAATGGCCTCAACCCGCTCCTGCAGGATATCGGTCTCGCCTTCCATCCGCCCACGCTATACATCGGCTATGTCGGCCTGTCGGTGGCCTTCAGCTTTGCCGTGGGCGCGCTGCTGACGCGCAATGTCACGCCCGATTTCGCCAAGGTGATGCGGCCATGGGTGCTCGGCGCGTGGGTGTTCTTGACCGTGGGCATCGTAGCCGGCTCCTACTGGGCGTATTACGAGCTGGGCTGGGGCGGCTGGTGGTTCTGGGATCCTGTTGAGAACGCCTCGCTTATGCCATGGCTGGCGGCGACGGCATTGCTGCATTCGGTCAGCGTGCTTGCCGCGCGCGATGCCTTGCGGACATGGACCATCATGCTTGGCGTCGTCGCCTTTTCGATGAGTATGCTCGGCACCTTCCTGGTGCGATCGGGCATTCTGACATCGGTGCACGCATTTGCCGTCGATCCGGAGCGCGGTAGCTTCATCCTTGGCCTGCTCATCCTGTATATCGGCGGCGCGCTGGTGATTTTCGCCCTGCGCGCCAATACGATTGCGGAGGGCAAGCGCTTCGCCCTGCTCAGCCGCGAAGGCGCGCTGGTGGTGAACAATGTCGGCCTGTCCGCCATTCTCGGTATCGTACTGCTCGGCACGCTGTATCCCCTGCTGACCGAAGCCTTCAATGTGCGCGTCTCTGTGGGGCCGCCATACTTCAATCCCGTCAGCGCGGTGTTCTTCCTGCCCATGCTGGTGGTGCTGATGGTTGGCCCACTGCTGCGTTGGCGGAAGGACAGTTTTACGCGCATCCGCCTGCCCGTCATGATCGCAGTCGTAGCCGCGCTCGCGGCGCTACTGCTTGCGTGGTTGTTGAGCGATATCGGCATCCTGCCATTGCTGGGCCTTGCGCTGGCGGCCGGCGTGGCAATCGCAAGCGTCATGCCTTTGCGGGGCCGCAACCTGCGCCGCCTGCCATTACCCGTATGGGGCATGTGTATTGCCCATTTCGGAATCGCCGTGGCGCTCTTCGGCATGGCATCCGACACCGCCTTCCAGCAGGAGCGTCTGGTCGCGGCGCGCCCCGGGCAGACGGTCGAAGTCGGCCCATGGAATGCGACACTCGCCGCGGTCAGCCCGGTCGCCGGGCCGAACTGGACAGCGATGCAGGGCGATCTTCTGGTGTCCTACCGAGGCGCCGAGCCTGTCCCGGCCCAGCCGCAATCACGCAGTTTCTGGACGCCGGTGATGGAAACCAGCGAAGTGGCGCTCGTCACGCGCTGGAACGGGCAGCTGTATGTCGCCATCGGCAATCAGGCGGATGACGGACGTTGGCAGCTGCGCCTGTGGTGGAAGCCCTTTGTGACCTTCATTTGGTATGGCGGCCTGCTGATTGCGCTGGGCGGTGTGCTGTCGCTGCTGGGCCGCGTGACCGGCGATGTGCGCCGCCGCACGGCCACGCGCCGCATCGCCGCGCGCCGGGCAGAGGAGGCCGCGCTGTGA
- the ccmE gene encoding cytochrome c maturation protein CcmE: protein MGLKPKHQRLVLLSLALVAIICAGLLATVALRDQASYFYVPADIAADPPEAGRAIRLGGMVEHGSIATQEDGVTVQFVVQDGEARVPVTYTGILPDLFVEGSGVVADGSMNASGTFVADNLLARHDENYMPRELEGMTTEQIREEVQETVE from the coding sequence ATGGGTCTGAAACCGAAACACCAGCGGCTCGTGCTGCTGAGCCTTGCACTGGTGGCCATTATCTGTGCCGGGCTGCTCGCGACCGTCGCCTTGCGTGACCAGGCGAGCTATTTCTACGTGCCCGCAGACATCGCAGCCGACCCGCCAGAGGCAGGGCGCGCCATTCGCCTTGGCGGGATGGTGGAGCACGGCTCCATCGCCACGCAGGAAGACGGGGTAACGGTGCAATTCGTGGTGCAGGACGGCGAGGCGCGCGTGCCTGTCACCTATACCGGCATACTGCCCGACCTGTTCGTGGAAGGCAGCGGCGTTGTCGCCGATGGCAGCATGAATGCCAGCGGCACGTTCGTCGCTGACAATCTTCTTGCCCGGCATGACGAGAATTACATGCCGCGCGAGCTGGAAGGCATGACGACAGAGCAAATCCGCGAAGAAGTGCAGGAAACGGTCGAGTGA
- the ccmD gene encoding heme exporter protein CcmD, which translates to MRESLDHMLFVNASYAVTIVAMLALVIGSWIAMRRAETRRDRAKGSKARGK; encoded by the coding sequence GTGAGGGAATCGCTGGATCACATGCTATTCGTAAACGCGTCCTACGCGGTGACGATCGTAGCGATGCTGGCCCTGGTCATCGGCAGCTGGATCGCCATGCGGCGCGCGGAGACCCGCCGGGACCGCGCAAAGGGCAGCAAGGCACGTGGCAAGTGA
- the ccmC gene encoding heme ABC transporter permease CcmC, whose translation MHGFANPARFLRIAKWLTPLLLVGGFLVTGAALLWGYTQVPPDALQGDLVRILFVHVPAAWLGMGGWMAIAIASLVELVWRHPLAAIAARAAALPGAVFAAICLATGSIWGRPAWGTWWEWDGRLTSMLVLLFLYFGYMALSNALAREGQPSRIAAIFGLVGAINIPIINRSVVWWNSLHQPPSITAGGSAIDAVYLWPLLAAVIGFSLLFGGVVLARMRAILADMQAEARLRRKAQQATMRTQAAS comes from the coding sequence ATGCACGGCTTCGCCAATCCTGCCCGCTTTCTGAGGATCGCCAAGTGGCTGACCCCGCTCTTGCTGGTGGGCGGCTTTCTGGTGACCGGTGCGGCGCTGCTGTGGGGCTATACACAGGTGCCACCAGACGCCTTGCAGGGCGATCTGGTGCGTATCTTGTTCGTGCATGTGCCAGCGGCATGGCTGGGCATGGGCGGGTGGATGGCCATCGCCATCGCCAGCCTCGTGGAACTGGTCTGGCGGCACCCGCTGGCGGCCATCGCCGCGCGCGCGGCCGCCCTGCCGGGCGCGGTGTTTGCGGCGATTTGTCTTGCCACCGGCTCCATCTGGGGGCGGCCTGCCTGGGGCACGTGGTGGGAGTGGGACGGTCGTCTTACATCCATGCTGGTGCTGCTGTTCCTCTATTTCGGCTACATGGCGCTGTCGAACGCGCTGGCCCGTGAAGGTCAGCCGAGCCGGATTGCCGCGATCTTCGGACTGGTGGGCGCGATCAACATCCCGATCATCAACCGCTCTGTCGTGTGGTGGAATTCGCTGCACCAGCCGCCCAGCATTACTGCGGGCGGCAGCGCGATTGACGCTGTCTATCTTTGGCCCCTGCTGGCGGCTGTAATCGGCTTCTCGCTGCTGTTCGGCGGCGTGGTGCTGGCGCGGATGCGCGCCATCCTTGCCGACATGCAGGCCGAAGCGCGTTTGCGGCGCAAGGCCCAGCAGGCGACGATGCGAACGCAGGCCGCGTCGTGA
- a CDS encoding Leu/Phe/Val dehydrogenase, which translates to MPAFWTEADFDEHERVEVVHDRASGLTAIIALHSTHLGPGAGGTRFWHYADPANGMRDALRLSRGMSYKNAMAGLPMGGGKAVVLLDAGGKKTTAMLHAFGDAVEAMGGQYVTAEDVGATVDDMVAVATRTQHVCGLPVDEDDAGGDPGPFTAMGIYHGIKAAVAHKIGKDSMDGVHVAIQGVGSVGGGVARLLAKDGARLTMADVDDKRAKALADELDGEAVAADQIMSTTCDVFSPNALGAILDDEGIARLDCQVVAGGANNQLARPEHGRLLHDRGILYAPDYVINAGGIINVSLEYLCRQHGEPCDINEVRKRIAQIPGRLNAIWEESAAGGRPSNEVADAMAQALIGRN; encoded by the coding sequence ATGCCGGCATTCTGGACAGAAGCGGATTTTGACGAGCATGAGCGGGTCGAGGTCGTGCATGATCGCGCATCGGGCCTCACCGCCATTATCGCGCTGCATTCCACCCATCTCGGCCCCGGCGCTGGCGGCACGCGGTTCTGGCATTATGCCGACCCCGCGAACGGCATGCGCGATGCGCTTCGCCTGTCGCGCGGTATGAGCTACAAAAACGCGATGGCCGGCCTGCCCATGGGCGGCGGCAAGGCCGTCGTGCTGCTGGATGCAGGCGGCAAAAAGACGACTGCCATGCTTCATGCTTTCGGCGATGCGGTGGAAGCGATGGGCGGGCAATATGTCACCGCCGAAGATGTCGGCGCGACGGTGGACGATATGGTGGCGGTGGCCACGCGCACGCAGCATGTGTGCGGCCTGCCCGTGGATGAAGACGACGCGGGCGGCGATCCGGGCCCGTTCACCGCCATGGGCATCTATCACGGCATCAAGGCCGCCGTGGCGCACAAGATCGGCAAGGACAGCATGGACGGCGTGCATGTCGCCATCCAGGGCGTAGGTTCTGTCGGCGGCGGCGTGGCTCGCCTGCTGGCAAAGGACGGCGCGCGCCTGACGATGGCCGATGTCGATGACAAGCGCGCGAAGGCGCTGGCCGACGAGCTGGATGGCGAGGCCGTCGCTGCCGACCAGATCATGTCGACCACTTGCGATGTGTTCAGCCCCAATGCCCTGGGCGCCATCCTCGACGATGAGGGCATTGCACGGCTTGACTGCCAAGTGGTGGCAGGCGGCGCGAACAACCAACTGGCGCGGCCCGAACATGGCCGGCTGCTGCACGATCGCGGCATTCTCTATGCGCCGGACTATGTCATCAATGCAGGCGGCATCATCAATGTCAGCCTCGAATATCTGTGCCGCCAGCATGGCGAGCCTTGTGATATCAACGAAGTGCGCAAGCGCATCGCCCAGATCCCGGGTCGCCTGAATGCCATCTGGGAAGAAAGCGCTGCGGGCGGACGGCCTTCCAACGAAGTGGCCGATGCGATGGCGCAGGCGCTCATCGGGCGAAACTGA
- a CDS encoding prolyl hydroxylase family protein: protein MTNPGETTVEHLMANGNMRRVPSERLVLLDHPDFLPADLCTDLIALIDKDRRPSTIADANGDNYFRTSETCDLSPDEPAVKHLEKRLFALNGIDPAHGEPVQGQRYAVGQEFKGHTDFFEPNGPDFDKFCSVAGNRTWTFMIYLNDVEAGGGTRFKVIKKTFQPETGKLVCWDNHRADGSLNTATLHHGMKVRKGVKYVITKWYREKPWG from the coding sequence ATGACGAATCCGGGCGAAACCACCGTCGAGCACCTGATGGCGAACGGCAATATGCGCCGCGTGCCGAGCGAGCGGCTGGTCTTGCTCGACCATCCAGACTTCCTGCCCGCGGATCTCTGCACAGACCTCATCGCCCTGATCGACAAGGATCGCCGCCCCTCCACCATCGCCGATGCCAATGGCGACAACTATTTCCGCACTAGCGAAACCTGCGACCTCTCGCCGGATGAGCCTGCCGTTAAACACCTTGAAAAGCGGCTATTCGCATTGAACGGCATCGATCCTGCCCATGGCGAACCGGTGCAGGGACAGCGCTATGCCGTGGGGCAGGAGTTCAAGGGCCACACCGATTTTTTCGAACCGAACGGCCCGGATTTCGACAAGTTCTGCAGCGTTGCCGGCAATCGCACCTGGACCTTCATGATCTATCTGAACGACGTGGAAGCTGGCGGCGGTACGCGGTTCAAGGTCATCAAAAAGACCTTCCAGCCTGAAACCGGCAAGCTGGTATGCTGGGACAATCACCGCGCAGACGGCTCGCTCAACACCGCGACACTCCATCACGGGATGAAAGTGCGCAAGGGCGTGAAATACGTGATCACCAAATGGTATCGGGAAAAGCCGTGGGGATAG
- the rpmE gene encoding 50S ribosomal protein L31 — MKADTHPDYHMITVKMTDGTEFQTKSTWGKEGDTMNLEIDPTSHPAWTGGPQRIQDGGRVAKFNKRFGGLSLKKSG, encoded by the coding sequence ATGAAGGCCGATACGCATCCCGATTACCACATGATTACGGTCAAGATGACCGACGGCACCGAGTTCCAGACGAAGAGCACCTGGGGCAAAGAGGGCGATACGATGAACCTCGAAATCGACCCCACCAGCCACCCGGCATGGACCGGCGGTCCGCAGCGTATCCAAGATGGCGGCCGTGTGGCAAAGTTCAACAAGCGTTTCGGCGGTCTGTCGCTGAAGAAGTCCGGCTAA
- the fabZ gene encoding 3-hydroxyacyl-ACP dehydratase FabZ, with protein MSETPDYDVVKILEALPHRYPLLLVDRVSHLVKGESITAIKGVTMNEQFFQGHFPGRPIMPGVLQVEALAQASGILGIETLELAGTGKLVYFMAIENAKFRAPVEPGCLLTLESKFTQQRSKVCKFDCRASVDGKVTCEVSITAMIADA; from the coding sequence ATGAGCGAGACGCCTGACTACGACGTCGTAAAAATCCTCGAGGCCCTGCCGCATCGTTATCCGCTGCTGCTGGTCGACAGGGTCAGCCATCTTGTGAAGGGTGAGAGCATCACCGCGATCAAGGGCGTGACCATGAACGAGCAATTCTTCCAGGGGCATTTCCCCGGTCGCCCGATCATGCCCGGCGTGTTGCAGGTGGAGGCGCTGGCGCAGGCCAGCGGCATCCTCGGCATCGAGACGCTGGAATTGGCCGGCACGGGCAAGCTCGTCTATTTCATGGCGATCGAGAACGCCAAGTTCCGCGCGCCGGTAGAGCCGGGCTGCCTGTTGACGTTGGAAAGCAAGTTCACCCAGCAGCGCAGCAAGGTGTGCAAGTTCGATTGCCGCGCCAGCGTCGATGGCAAGGTGACCTGCGAAGTCAGCATCACGGCGATGATCGCGGATGCTTAA